Within Raineyella sp. W15-4, the genomic segment GGCCGTGGCGCTGACCCCCGGCTTCGAATCCCCGACGGTGTCCGAGCTGGCCCGGAAGGGCTGGTACGCGGTCCGGGCGATGGTGCCGGCCGCCGACGCCCACCTCGTGATGGACGAACTGTGGGATCTGGGCGCCCGGGCCATCCTCGTCACCGACCTGGTGGCCTGCCGCCTCTGAGCCGGCGACCCTCCGACGAGGCAGACATGGCGGTGCTGCTCCGGGTCCGGTCCCGGGCCCTGCTGTCCACGGCGATCGCGGTCTCGGCCCTGGTGCTGGGCAGCCCGGTGGTGACCTGGTTCGCCCTGCCGGTGGAGATCCGCCGCCAGGCGACCGTCCCGGAGCTCGCCATGATCCTGCTCACCCTGGGCGCCATCGTGGTGTTCCTGATGGGGCTGGGGCTCTCCACGGTCGTCGCCACGGAGGAGGGCGTGACGATCCGTACCGGTCCGATCCGGCACCGGTACGGCTGGCACGAGATCTCCGACATCCGGTTCCAGGAGGGCGACCCCTGGGCGTACGTCTTCACCTTCCGTCGGGACCGTGACGGCGATCCCGAGCGCCGGATGGTGATGGCGATCCAGGCCCCGGACGGTGACCGGGCCCGGCTGAACGCCGCCCGGCTGCAGGAGCTGTGGATCACCCACCGTCCCTGACCTGCCGACGGGAGTCGCCCGACAGTTCCTGGCCGGCCGGAGTCCCGCCGGAGGGTGTCCGGGTCGGAAGGCGACTCAGGCCGGGACGGTCATCCCCATCAGCACCTGCGCGATGCCATGGTCGTCGTTGCTGGCCGTCACCACGTCGGCGACCTCCTTGAGCGCGTCGATCGCGTTGCCCATCGCGACGCCCACCCCGGCGGTGCGGATCATGGTGATGTCGTTCTCGTTGTCCCCAAAGGCGACGGTCCGGTCCAGCGGGATCCCCTCGGCGGCGCAGAACGCGGCCAGCGCGGCACCCTTGCTCACCCCGGCCGCGTTCACCTCGTAGTAGTAGGTGGACGAGAAACAGGTCTCGATGTCACTGCCACCGAGGGCGTCGATCGCGTCGCGGTGGTCGACCAGCACCTCGTACGGCGCGGAGACGAGGATCTTCGGCGGGGTCGGCGCGGCCGTGGTCAGATCCTCCACGACGACCTCGCGGGTGCCGTTCGCCATCGCCTCGATATGCACCATGAACCCCTCCGGGTCCTCGATGTAGACGTCCGGGCCGACGGGCACGATGGTCGACACCGGCAGGCCGCGCAGACCCCGGTACATCCGGGCCGACACGTGGGCCGGCACCGGCCAGGAGGCAAGCACCCGGCCGGTCGCCGCGTCCTCGATCACCGCGCCGTTGCAGCCGGCCAGGATCAGGCCGTCGGTCGGCAGCCCGAGCCGGTCGACCTGGAACCGCAGGCCCGCCACCGGGCGGCCGGAGGCGATCATCACCGTCGCGCCGGCCGACCGGACCCGGTCGATCGACTCACGGGTGCTGTCGAGGATCTCGCGATCAGACGAGAGCAGCGTCCCGTCGACGTCGAACGCCACCAGTCGTGGAACCATCAAGGGCCTGTCCTCCATCAGTTGATCCCGCGCTTGCGCAGGATGTCTTCGATCTCGGCGAACTCGTCACCATTCCCGGCGGCGCCGGAACCCTTCGCGGCCGCGGCCGGCCTGGTGCCCGTCGTCGCGGCGGTGGAGCGGGTGAGGGTCGGCTGGGTCCCACCGGCACCCGCGCCGGTGCCGGTCGCCGGGCGCGCCGGGGCGGGGCTCTGGCCGGCCTTCGCGGTCTTTGCTGCCCGGGCCGCCTTCCGCTCCTCACGCCGGGCCCGGATGTCCTCCTTGGTCCGCACCCCGACGCCCCGACGGTTCAGCGAACCCGCCACGAGCCAGAGCACCACCGCCAGGGCGAGCGCCCCGACCCCGGTCGCCACCAGAGCTGTCCACACCAGTGACGTCCCCCAGCCGATCAGCGCGGTGATGAGGTCGTAGGCCAGTTTCATCAGCCCGGACAGGAAGAGTCCGGCGCTGAGGGCGATCAGCCCCACGCCTTCCAGGACGCGCCCGGCGCCGTAGCCGGCTCTCCAGCTGATGAGCGCGTAGACCAGCCCGATCAGGACCAGGGCCAGCGTGGCGACGAGCAGGACGTCGGTGGGGTTCATGCTCTCAGCCTACCCGTGGGGGGTGACCGCACCACGACGCGCGGCGGGGGCTGCGGTCGCAGCTCCGGGTGATCCCAGGGTCACCTCGATCCGTTCCCGGAACCGCTTGACCGTCGACCGGGGCGGACCGAGGCTGGAATCGGGGCCCATGAGGAAGGCCCCGGACGAAAAGCGCTGCACCGCGATGGCGCTGGAAGGAGCTTGATCATGGCACTCGTACGACGTCCTCGGCCGGCCTGGCCCGATCTGCAGGATCTGGTCGATCGGTTCTTCGAGACGGAGGAGGAGTCGCTGCTGCGGGTCGAGGAGTACGTGGATGACAAGACCTTGGTGATCCGTGCCGAGGCCCCGGGGCTGGACCCCGACAAGGACGTCACCATCTCGGTGGAGGGCGGGAAGCTGCACATCCGTGCCCATCGCGAGGAGCGTTCGGAACGCAAGGAGAAGGACTCCTACCGGTCGGAGTTCCGCTACGGCTCGTTCAACCGGACCGTCACGCTGCCGGAGGGGGCCACGGAGGCGGATGTCACCGCCAGCTACACCGACGGTGTCCTGGAGGTCCGGGTGCCGGTGGGTGAGGCGCCGGCCCCCGGTGGCCGCAAGGTGCCGGTGACCCGGGGCTGAACCTCCGAACGGGAAGAGAGTGGTGCGTCGGACCGGGAGCGCCTCTCGGCGGGTGGCCGCTCGCAGCGGCAGGAGTTGAGGCCCGGGGCTACCGCGGCCCGACGCGTGTCCGAGGATAAGTCGGACCGGTGGAGGATCCCAAACCGGGCACCATCCCGGGGCCGGCCACACCGGTCCGGCCTACCCCGGTAGGCGTACGCCCACCCCAGCCACCGGCCTGCCCGAGTGTCGGTCCACCCGACCCGCGGAGGAGCGGGCGGGTCGGATCAGTCGGGCGTCGGGGTGTCCGGGGCTGCAGGATCAGTGCAGGTCGTCAGACCGCCACAGCCGGGCGCAGGCGGCCAGATCCTCCGCCATCGTCTGCATCCGGGCCGCCTGGATCGCGGCCTCCGCACCCGACGACACATCGGCGCGCCCCGCGGCCACGACATGGCAGAAGGCCGCGGCACGCTCCAGGGCGATGGCGAAGTCGCCGTCAAAGACCCCGCGCAGGATCTCGTCGGTCACCCGGCGCACCTCGTCGGGTCCGGTCGGGTCGCCGGCCCCGGCGACCACGTGGTTCGGCTCGGTGAATCGGATGCCGGCCGCGTACTCCCGGGCCGCACCGTACGGATCGGTGAGCACCCAGGTGTGCAGCACGTACAGCCGCCACAGGGCGCCGGGCAGCGTACGTGCCGGGCGTCGGGCCCACAGATCGGCGAGGGTGTCCAACCCGATCTGGTCGACCAGGGCCACCAACCGTTCGGTCACCGCGGGGTCGTCCGTCGCCCGCCCCGCATGCAACAGCACCGCGGCGGACTCGTGTGCGGCATGCAGGGCCTCGATGGGATCGGTCCGCCCACCGAGAGCCTCCAGGGCGGCCGGGGGGAGGAACCCGGGCCGGCGCGGTCTGCGGTCGTCTGTCACCCGTCCAGGCTAATAGCGATGGTCCGCCGGTGCGGGCCGACCGACAGGATCCTCGCCGGCACGGATCCCGGATGACCTCGGGACGGACGACCCGGGACGGAACGACCTCGGCGCCGGATCCTCACGACGCCGATCCTCTACGCTGGGGCACCATGACCGCACACCACGACCACCTGCTCGGCGACACGAACCACGAGTTCGCCGAGGACGACGGCTCGGCACCCGAGGGACTGCGCGACGTGATGGCCGCCGCCGGTACCGGTGACCGGGACGCCTACCTGCAGGCGGTCGTCGACCTGTGCCTGTCGCGGCTGCTCGTCCCGATCGTCTCCAGCGGGGAGAACCTCCGGCCGGAGGGCCCCGACCCTGATCGGCACGCCGAGATGTCCGCGGTCCTGCTGCAGCAGGCGGACGGCGCCAAGGCGATGCTGGCGTTCACCGGGGTGGACTCGCTGGCCGCCTGGAACCCGGCCGCGCGCCCGATCCCCGCCACCCTGGACCGGGTGGCCGAGGCCGCGGTGATGTCGGGCGCCGGCACGTTGTTGATCGACCTGCAGGGCCCGGTCCCGATGGCGCTCGAGGAGCCACTGCTCACCAACCTCGGCCGTGGCCGTCGGCTGGTCCGGCTGGAGGAGGGCTTCGGCTGGCTGGCCACCCGTGATGAGGGTGAGCCGGGCGAGGGGGAACTGGGCCAGGACCGGTCGGGCGGTGAGCACCGCGATTAGGGAATCCTCGCCCCCTTCGCTACACTGGACGCCGACCGATCCGGCTGCCTGCCGGATCCACAAGCGGGGACCTGATCTCCCACCCGTACGATGCCCCCGGCCTCCGGGCCGGGCACCAGTCGTCGGGTAGGTCGTATGGATGCGGAGCCATCACCCACCGTTCCGGGTGCAGGCCCCGCGGTATCATGCGTTCCTTCAGGGCCTCGCGATGGCGGGGCCTTCGTCGTATCCCCGGGTCGAAACCCTGCGAGTACCGCGAATTTGGAGGAAGCATCAGCACTGAACCGCGCATCAATGAGCGCATCCGTGTCCCTGAGGTCCGACTTGTCGGCCCGAACGGAGAACAGGTGGGCATCGTACGCATCGAAGATGCCATGCGATTGGCCCGCGAATCGGAGCTCGATCTCGTCGAGGTGGCCCCTCAGGCCAAGCCGCCCGTGGTCAAGCTCATGGACTACGGCAAGTTCAAGTACGAGAACGCTCAGAAGGAGCGCGAGAACCGTCGCAATCAGTCGAACGCCCTCGTCAAGGAGATGAAGCTTCGGCCGAAGATCGACGACCACGACTACGAGACCAAGAAGGGTCACGTGGTCCGCTTTCTCAAGGGTGGCGACAAGGTCAAGATCACCATCATGTTCCGGGGTCGTGAGCAGAGCCGACCGGAGCTGGGGTTCAACCTGCTCCGCCGGCTGGCCGGCGACGTCGAGGAGTTCGGCACCATCGAGTTCCCTCCCAAGCAGGAGGGACGGAACATGCTGATGATCCTGGCCCCGACGCGCAAGAAGACGCAGGCGCGCGTCGAGCACGAGAAGGACAAGGAACGGAAGGCCGCCGAGCGCGCGGCCGACGTAGAACTCGAGCGTGAGGAGCAGGCCGCCTCACGTGCGCGGGCCGACGAGGTCCAGAAAAAGAAGAAGAAGGGTCCGGCCGACAACATGGACCCCGATATCGACCTGTGATCGCCGCAGGGCGATAGAAACGGAGCACAAACGATGCCGAAGATGAAGACGCACTCCGGTGCCAAGAAGCGGTTCAAGCTGACGGGTTCCGGCAAGGTCATGCACCGCCGGGCCGGGAAGATGCACCTCAACGAGCACAAGCCCACCAAGCGCACCCGCCGGCTGACCGGCGACTCGGTGCTGCCGACGGGCGACGCCGCGAAGGCCAAGAAGCTGCTCGGCAAGTGAGCTTCCCCCACCCTGACTCTGTGAACTGAAGGAGATACCACCATGGCACGCGTCAAGCGTTCGGTGAACGCCCACAAGAAGCGTCGTGAGGTCCTGGACCGGGCGTCCGGCTACCGCGGTCAGCGCTCGCGCTCCTACCGCAAGGCGAAGGAGCAGCTGCTCCACTCCGGCGTCTACAGCTTCCGCGACCGTCGCGCCAAGAAGGGCGACTTCCGCAAGCTGTGGATCCAGCGCATCAACGCCGCCGCCCGCGCCGAGGGCATGACCTACAACCGCTTCATCTCCGGCCTGAAGAACGCTGGCATCGAGGTGGACCGCAAGATGCTCGCCGAGCTGGCCGTCAGCGACGCCCCGGCGTTCGCCAAGCTGGTCCAGGTCGCCAAGGACAACCAGCCGGCCGCCGAGCCGACCGCGGAGACCGTCGCCGCCTGATGTCCCCGGCCGCGATCATCCCGGCCGTCCGATGACGCCGGCAGAGCACCGACCGGCCGGACCGCAGGAGCCCTCCGGGGCCCGGGTCCGGTCGGTCCGTCGTCTCACCACCCGTAAGCACCGCGAGGAGGACGGCCAGTTCCTCGCGGAAGGCCGCCAGGCGGTGCGGGAGGCGGTGGCGTACGGGGAGGTGGTCGCCGTCTGGGTCGACCACGACCTGGCCGACCGACATGCCGACCTGCTCACCCTCGCCCGGGAGCACGACGTGGCGGTGTACGAGGTGGGGTCGCGCCTGGTCGCTGCACTGAGCGACACCGTCACCCCGCAGGGGATCGTCGCCCAGGTGACCACGCCCGTCGCGACCCTCGACGACGTGCTGGCGGCGGCGCCCAGGTTGGTGCTGGTCTGCGCGCAGATCCGCGATCCCGGCAATCTCGGTGCCGTGGTCCGGGTCGCCGACGCGTTCGGTGCCGAGGCCGTCGTCTGCACCAAGGGCTCGGTCGACTGGACCAACCCGAAGGTCGTCCGGGCCAGCGTCGGATCGGTCTTCCACCTGCCGATCGTCGCCGGCGTCGGCCTCGGCGAGGTCACCGGACGGTTGCGGGAGGCCGGGCTGCAGGTGCTCGCTGCCGATGGCGGGGGAGCTGACCTGCAGGACTATGCCGCTGACGGCCGGCTCGCCCGCCCGACCGCCTGGGTGATGGGCAACGAGGCCTGGGGCCTGCCCGCCGAGGATGCGGCGCTCGCCGACACCGTGGTGGGCGTGCCGATCTGGGGTCGGGCCGAGAGCCTCAACCTCGCCACCGCCGCGGCGGTCTGCCTGTGGAGCACCGCGTCGGCGCAGCGCGCCGGGGACTGACGGCGGGTGCCCGAATCGCCGGACCCTGAGCCCGGTGCCCTGCGGTGCAGGTCTCTGCGGTGCCGGCCCGGGACCGGGCGGCCGGTGCGTCGGTCAGCCGTTGTTGTTGTCGGTGTTGTTGCCGTTGAGTCCGGGGATCTGTGGCAGCCGGAAGCTCGGGAAACTGCTCGGCAGCTGGATCGGCGCGGAGACGCTCGGCAGCCGGGTGGGGATCTGGGTGGGCACGTTGATCACCGGGGTGCGGGTCACCGTCGTGGTGGTGGTCGCGGTGACCGTGGCTGTCACCGTGGGTCCCGGTTCCGGCGTACGGGTCGCGTCCCGGACGGCCGCAGCGAAGCCCATCACCACCAGCCCGATGACGATGCCCAGGGCCAGCATCAGCCGTGCTCGGCCTCGGCCCGGCCGCCCGTTCCGGGGAGCGGGTGGGGTCTCCGGCGGCTGTGCCGGTGGCTGCTGCCCCGGCTGAGGGGAGTACGGCTGTTGGCCGTAGGGCTGGGAGTCGTACGCCTGGGGGCCGTACGCCTGGGGGCCGTACGACTGGGGGCCGTACGCCTGGGCCTGTTGCCGGGCCACGTAGTCCGCGTCGTAGAAGCTGTGCCGCACCTCCCGGTACGGCTGGTCATCGACGCCCTCGTGGTAACTGGGAAGCCGGCCGGTGTCCGCCTCGTCCGCAGCGGAATAGGCGCGGGTCGGGTCCGGTCCGACCTGGCCTGCCCCGACCTGGCCTGGCACGCCCTGGCCTGTCGGGCCCGGACCGTAGGCGCGGGTGGCCTGGTCCGAGCCGCCGAAGACATGCGTCTGCTGCTCGCCACCGACGGG encodes:
- a CDS encoding PH domain-containing protein, with product MAVLLRVRSRALLSTAIAVSALVLGSPVVTWFALPVEIRRQATVPELAMILLTLGAIVVFLMGLGLSTVVATEEGVTIRTGPIRHRYGWHEISDIRFQEGDPWAYVFTFRRDRDGDPERRMVMAIQAPDGDRARLNAARLQELWITHRP
- a CDS encoding Cof-type HAD-IIB family hydrolase — translated: MVPRLVAFDVDGTLLSSDREILDSTRESIDRVRSAGATVMIASGRPVAGLRFQVDRLGLPTDGLILAGCNGAVIEDAATGRVLASWPVPAHVSARMYRGLRGLPVSTIVPVGPDVYIEDPEGFMVHIEAMANGTREVVVEDLTTAAPTPPKILVSAPYEVLVDHRDAIDALGGSDIETCFSSTYYYEVNAAGVSKGAALAAFCAAEGIPLDRTVAFGDNENDITMIRTAGVGVAMGNAIDALKEVADVVTASNDDHGIAQVLMGMTVPA
- a CDS encoding Hsp20/alpha crystallin family protein; the protein is MALVRRPRPAWPDLQDLVDRFFETEEESLLRVEEYVDDKTLVIRAEAPGLDPDKDVTISVEGGKLHIRAHREERSERKEKDSYRSEFRYGSFNRTVTLPEGATEADVTASYTDGVLEVRVPVGEAPAPGGRKVPVTRG
- a CDS encoding SseB family protein, which gives rise to MTAHHDHLLGDTNHEFAEDDGSAPEGLRDVMAAAGTGDRDAYLQAVVDLCLSRLLVPIVSSGENLRPEGPDPDRHAEMSAVLLQQADGAKAMLAFTGVDSLAAWNPAARPIPATLDRVAEAAVMSGAGTLLIDLQGPVPMALEEPLLTNLGRGRRLVRLEEGFGWLATRDEGEPGEGELGQDRSGGEHRD
- the infC gene encoding translation initiation factor IF-3 is translated as MRVPEVRLVGPNGEQVGIVRIEDAMRLARESELDLVEVAPQAKPPVVKLMDYGKFKYENAQKERENRRNQSNALVKEMKLRPKIDDHDYETKKGHVVRFLKGGDKVKITIMFRGREQSRPELGFNLLRRLAGDVEEFGTIEFPPKQEGRNMLMILAPTRKKTQARVEHEKDKERKAAERAADVELEREEQAASRARADEVQKKKKKGPADNMDPDIDL
- the rpmI gene encoding 50S ribosomal protein L35 codes for the protein MPKMKTHSGAKKRFKLTGSGKVMHRRAGKMHLNEHKPTKRTRRLTGDSVLPTGDAAKAKKLLGK
- the rplT gene encoding 50S ribosomal protein L20, with translation MARVKRSVNAHKKRREVLDRASGYRGQRSRSYRKAKEQLLHSGVYSFRDRRAKKGDFRKLWIQRINAAARAEGMTYNRFISGLKNAGIEVDRKMLAELAVSDAPAFAKLVQVAKDNQPAAEPTAETVAA
- a CDS encoding RNA methyltransferase, which codes for MTPAEHRPAGPQEPSGARVRSVRRLTTRKHREEDGQFLAEGRQAVREAVAYGEVVAVWVDHDLADRHADLLTLAREHDVAVYEVGSRLVAALSDTVTPQGIVAQVTTPVATLDDVLAAAPRLVLVCAQIRDPGNLGAVVRVADAFGAEAVVCTKGSVDWTNPKVVRASVGSVFHLPIVAGVGLGEVTGRLREAGLQVLAADGGGADLQDYAADGRLARPTAWVMGNEAWGLPAEDAALADTVVGVPIWGRAESLNLATAAAVCLWSTASAQRAGD